Proteins encoded by one window of Kwoniella shivajii chromosome 8, complete sequence:
- a CDS encoding transcription elongation factor S-II, whose protein sequence is MDAATLTTLVKELNTANGEGKTDEVVRILKKLKTEVEPSEDLLRSSKAGVAIGKLRSSTTSSISALAKEIVKSWRDKIEESKKKRKRDDGDVKKEDGAAKRVKAEGSSTAPSPSAASPIPSASASTPDITKTESKPSPSAAGTTAVSGKEAVRESSPRQPLSTIDASRTTPRTAKSDGVDKSLRADNTDGAHDPVRDKCVVMIYDALAGDSTAQNKILIERAVGIEMDAHKATNYSTGNDYRAKMRSLFLNLKDKGNPALRNEIVLGYITTEKVANMSKEEMASESVRALNEKIASDNLFKAKAVGETQAETDAFKCGRCQQRKCTYYQMQTRSADEPMTTFVTCTNCNNRWKFS, encoded by the exons ATGGACGCGGCTACTCTGACCACTCTTGTGAAAGAGCTGAATACGGCCAACGGTGAAGGGAAGACTGAT GAAGTAGTTCGAATACTGAAAAAACTAAAGACGGAAGTTGAACCTTCAGAGGATTTACTTAGA TCTTCCAAAGCAGGTGTGGCGATAGGTAAACTTCGATCGTCGACTACTTCGTCAATTTCGGCACTGGCGAAAGAGATCGTTAAATCCTGGAGAGACAAGATTGAGgaaagtaagaagaagaggaagagggatgacggagatgtcaagaaggaagatggtGCTGCAAAGAGAGTGAAAGCTGAAG GATCATCTACCgctccttctccttcagcgGCTTCACCAAtaccatcagcatcagcCTCAACTCCCGATATAACCAAAACAGAATCAAAACCATCACCTTCCGCAGCAGGAACAACAGCAGtatcaggtaaagaagcagTACGTGAATCGTCACCTCGTCAACCACTGTCAACTATAGATGCATCTAGGACAACACCTAGAACAGCTAAATCAGATGGTGTGGATAAATCATTAAGAGCAGATAACACAGATGGTGCACATGATCCTGTCAGAGATAAATGTGTCGTTATGATTTATGATGCTTTGGCGGGTGATAGTACTGCTC AAAATAAGATTTTGATAGAAAGGGCCGTTGGAATAGAAATGGATGCGCACAAAGCTACGAATTATTCAACCGGTAACGATTATAGAGCAA AGATGAGATCGCTTTTCCTCAATCtgaaagataaaggtaatccagctttgagaaatgagattgtTCTAGGTTATATAACTACGGAGAAAGTAGCTAATATGTcgaaagaa GAAATGGCATCGGAGTCTGTTCGAGCGTTGAACGAGAAAATAGCTTCGGATAACTTATTCAAAGCCAAAGCAGTCGGTGAAACTCAAGCTGAAACAGACGCATTCAAATGTGGTAGATGTCAACAAAGGAAATGTACTTATTATCAGATGCAAACTAGATCAGCCGATGAGCCTATGACC ACTTTCGTAAC ATGTACG AATTGCAATAATAGATGGAAATTTAGTTAA